A segment of the Anguilla anguilla isolate fAngAng1 chromosome 6, fAngAng1.pri, whole genome shotgun sequence genome:
AAACGGATGGGGGCCCTGCCAACTAGATTACCTCAATTACCTCAGAACAAAATGCTCATTGCCTAAacgttgcatttttgtattatgtTCGAGAAAATCCTTCTATTGAGGGAAAGCCTCTTCGCTTTGAAATTTGATCGTAGTTTCAGGGACAAGAtactttttgtgtgttttatacaAGTGGAAAGATTGGCCAAGGGCAGGATCATTTAAGATGGTCAGGATTCCATGGATTACCGCTTAATTCTCCCATATAACATGTTAGGCACTGACTTGACATGAATGAGATGAACAGCTCTCCTCAAATATGCACTAGCTTTCTTCTGAAGTACTGTATGGTCTGTAGGCTGTAAAATGTTCATTGGCTTATCAGGTTCCTAGTAGGAACACACAATGCTTCTGTGTCACATGTCagcatgacacccctgggagagaGAAGCGGAAGTTCTGGAAAACACCGTTGGTtaccgcatggagagagagagagcgtaccCACAcgaacacaaaattaaataaaggaacATCTTCACCTTTctccctcacgggttccaggcaaaatcaattaactaaaacaacaaactgagTTAATAAAGACAAGAGAAAGTAAAACCCAGGATTGCTTTTCAGCTCGCGCTGGGATCTGCTGGCCATTTTTTCAGTTGACTAGTTTCTTTCTTAGTCGTGTGCTCagataaacaaaactgaaactaaattaaatgaaaatcaaaaatactcatcggtgtgagctcccggtctcggccccgaaccGTGGAGAGaaacacctttaagcacctggcagattagttaacacaacccaggtgcatgtgctctccaccagccggtTTGCTACATTCTGGTTTGCAGGTGAGGGTCATATAGTGGTAACTCGAGAGGCACTACTGTAGAACCCAAATTTggcaattaaaaatgtgaaaagatgAGATGTCAACAAAAGATGGTTTGTGGTTCTGTATGAGGAGGGCGACTGTGAAATACAGCAACTGCAAAACAATGAAATCATGGGTCACAATAAGAGATGTTTATGTTTCAATATCtttgtataaatatatgtttttgtttatttgatcaAATTGATTTGGTTACTACAATaaagtgatatttaaaaaaccttttataaCAGTGTCCATTGATTGTCCATGAGCTATTATTAGctcattcatatatttttcctATGGTTCTTGCtcagagcatttttttttttttttggctggccCAACCCATTCTCGTTCCCATAGAAACTAGCCAAAGAGCCGCCCGTAAACAATGCGTGGAGTCCTCCTTTGGAAAATTTCATTGGATCcgctttctgtctgtttccagAACTGCTCTCTCATTCGTTTCTGTGTACAAATTTCCCCTGAAGCGCTCCCGCGTTAGGAAATGCTCAGCGCAATTTGAAATTTGCTAGAAGCATTGAACACAATGTCTCAGCTAGTTAACCGGCTaaagttttaaaatacttttgaaaTACGTAAACTTGCAAATATTACCAAACTGACGTGATAAATAAGCTACGTCGTAACTTCGTCGTACATTCATTCGATTAACATTATCCAACGTTAAGTTTTCAGCAGTATGAGcgtagctagctaagttagctaattGGCATTACCTGGCAGTATCTAGTATCAGCACTGAACATTTCCACTGATTTCTTCAGTATCTAGTAGCTAGTTATATCTAGAGATATTTTTCGTTTACCGTTACGGCAAACTTTGGGACAGTCTAAGGTTTATTAGCTTTATTTTCTGAGGCGTCCAGAAAATCACACAAATTGATTAAGAAACTAAGTCGTAAGTACATGATAGCTAACTGGTTAGGTCTTCGTGAGGTGTCTTTATTATGGTGATGTTACCCCGCTGTAATATGTCAACGCtaataattgtttttacttGCTAGATAGCCCGGTTGGCTAACTTGATTCTACAAGTAACTTGGCGTACCGCTAACGTGTGTTGCCTGTTCACATAAGTTACAGTCTAGTGAAGTACCACATTAAGTCACTGAACTCAAGGCATTAATATTAGTAACGTTTACATTAAGTGGGCTAATATTATGTATTGAATGCTATTCGGGGTAGTTAACGCGCTGACCTAAAACCTGCCATCTGCTATGAGACTTGCAATTGTAGTGTTTGTCCTAAATTATAGCTAATGTCATTGTGAGCTGTATGCCGCTTGtatttagctagctactgtAGTTATGATTGAAAATATTACACTGACACGATTGTTGAAGTGATTTTCGAAGTGAAGTGAGGTTCTTAAAACCTGTGACAGGATAGTCTCAATCCCAGTAAGATTGTCAAGTGAAACAGGTGACGGTGTGGTACGTTTAATGTTGATGGCATGCATTTCCTATGCTTATAGCGGCTAAGAAGACGGTTGCAATGTCGCTGCGGGCCCTCAGCCATTCTGCAGAACACCTATCCGACGCGCATAGTAAAGGAGAGAGTTGTTGGACCCCCTTTTGCGGCGCTTCGGACCAGCTCCATGGTGACTCTTTTGATCTAAACAAGTCGTACCCTTGCGCGAGGAGGCCTTCGCCAAAGAAGGCCACGGCTCTGCAGCGCTGGCATCTCCGCGAGCCATCAGGTCAGAGTCGGTTGGTCAGGCTACAACATACAAATACACTTGCATTCCTAAGTTGATAGTTACTCTGAAACTGTTCTATACGGGTGATTGAAaacactgtgctgttagccCTTGAAATAGGAAGAGTATTGTTTTTGCCTGACATTCCTGTACTTTGTATTTAAGAAAGAAAACCTAAAGTCTGACTCGGGCTGTGGTCATGGagattttattgtgtttcttCAGGATATGCCAATAATGGCCACTAGTTTATAGACAGAGGTATACCACGTCCAAAATGGATTAAAAGGGGAAAATCATTCTCCAAAAGTTATTCATAATAACAGAAGAGGTGTGCTCTTCACTCAGGTGTCAGTTGTCCTTCCTCATGCTTGCCTGTTGTTTTActttaattgctttttattttttctcctttataGGTGACTCTGTGACCTCTTACAGCTGCTGCTCAGTAGCAGCACAGAACCTACATGTGAACAGTTTTATTCTTCCAAAGACTGGCAGTCCATCCTGCTCTTTGCTGGACTGCTGTGGTGTGTCCTCGTCTTTTCTTGCTCAACTGGCCACTGGAGTCCTCAAGCAGTCCAGGCCTCCTGCCATCCACAGTCCCAGTAAAGCAGTCCTCACTGTTGATTCTAAAACCATGGAGGTATATTTATGCTGGgttgttccattttttatttttatttttgttttatgaaagcCAATGAAATATTCCCTGATACAGGTAGGAAGCCCTGTAGTGGAGGCTAGAGTGGGATATACAGCATGGGCTACTTGGAAGGAAAATTTACTGAGAACTAcaacactatttatttatttatttattcttttgtgCAGATATAtgctctcttgtttttttttattatattggaTTAAACAGGAGCGCACTGAATATTTCCACTGATTTCTTCAATTATTGGAcaaggaaattcatttttttgtttatcgtaTTCACAGATATTGGCTGCTAATGACCAGGCTTGCAAATTGTTTGAGTACAGCAGCAATGATCTTGTTGGATTGAAGCTGTCTGGCCTCCTAAGGAAAACCAGTCAAATCATGGAGGAAGCCTTGGGAGAGGAGCATATTGGGGATGATGGGAGTATGACTGATGTGTCAGGCAAAGTGGTAAGAACTACTGCAATATTTATGTGTCAGAATTCACCAATGTTTGAAAAATCTTAGGAATGTTTTACGTTCTCTACAGTAATTTAGCATTTCTGGATTTTTATAGGACCAATTAAAAGTTCAAAGATAAGTGTATAAAACAATTTACTGGTTTAAACTGTACCTGGTTATGAGAGTGATACTGGAATACTGAATAATactgaaaaatactgaaaaattgGTCTTGGAATTATATTGGATCatagtttttgtgattaattgtGAGAATCCTTAAAGTTTGTCTGCTGTGAGAACAGTTGAATGTGTAACTGTGCATATGCACTGATTTTATGTGGGTCACCACAATTTTGAACTCCACAACACTGGATGAGCCAGTGTCATAGCAACTGCAATAATGCTTACTAAGTAAAGACTCCCTAGACCCATGTGTGTGGACTCTGATGTTACACACTGAGGAAGGAATATTTTGAAACATCCTATGTTTGCTCTTGAATAGCCAGCTAGTAATAGCTAACGGAGCATTTTAATATGTGTTTACTGTCCTGGCCAGTTTGACTGTATCTTGGAAACAGTGTTCCTCTCTCTGTACCGCTTGTGCAGGTTGAGGCAGTGAGAAAGTCTGGCACTGCGGTACCAGTTTCAGTATGGACCAGAGGACTGACCCCAGAGGGACGCCGCTGTCTGGTTGTGATGGAACGCGTGGAGAGAATTGCTGCCTGTGTGTCTTTTTTGCAAGACGTAGGTCTTCCGTGTAGCATGCAGATTTCAACAAATAAGGTGTTACAGTGTTGTAGGTCAAACATTGATCTCTAAAATCATTGGCATCTTCAGTAGAAGattctgtataaaataaaaggtaatGAACTATATTGCATGCTCAAAATGGGGaaattatactgtattttcCTCCTGCTTGGAGGAAAAGGTTTTGAAATGATAGTTTATTATTTCTGAGCATATTTATTATCTGTTCATTTCTGCCTGACCAATATGGGATTTTTGAGATTTCAGATATACCTGTGGAAGCCCTATATCAGCCAATATTATCGGGAAACCATTATATTGTATTGGGCCTCACTGTTAATGTCATGATCTGTGGTTGTGTCTATCAAGGGTGACAATAATTTTGAAGGGCACTGTGCATTTCATATGGGACAATTGTTGTGGCAACTGAATGTGAGGAGggcaaattaaatgttttaatgaaaggTTCAATTTAACCTAATTACTAAGCACTGTTGGATGAAATGGCACTATCTACAATGTGCAGTCTAGAAAGTCCAAGATACAGACCCTCTCCTTCATAAACTGGGAGCCACTCTTCTGTCTGAAACGGGCATGACTGCTGTCCATTTCTTGGTGTTTCAAGCTGTTGTTTGTCATTTCAGGGGAGGATCCTCAGCTGTGACCCCACCTTTGCTCATCTTCATGGTTACCAGGGTGCTGACGAGGTGACAGGGCTGTCAATTGGGGATCTCATTCCATccctccgcctccctcctcACCAAAGGACCTTACCCAAGGTTAGATATCACAACCCTACTTGGTAGGATACAGCGGTTGTTGAAAGAACACAACCTGATGTTTTTACGTTACGCGGTGTCAACATGCCCCTGAAGTTCAAGACAGCTGCTTAAgctgccctgcaatagattttttaatttgtgaattaTAAATCTGTAAACAcaatatttgcttttttctttgcttATTCTTATCTCTTTGTAGATGCTGAGAATCCAACGCGTATCCGGTAAAAGCAAGGATGGCAGCACCTTCCCACTTTGTATCAAACTCAAGGCTGCAGTGGATTGTGGGAAATCTTGGCTGAGGGACCAGTCTGGTGGGGTCATGCCAGAGAGAGCTGAGGTTGCACCTGTGTCATCCAGCTTAAACAAGTCAGCTGCTCCATCACACCCAGAGGATTCTTCCCCGAGACCACAGTCACACGGTAAGCAGCAGCACCATTGGCTAGGACCCACTGGGGAATAATGTGTTCTGCTGGCATTGACTCTGCACCCATGGCCACCAGGTCAGGTGGATTTGTGGTCTGGTGTATATGCTGTTAACAACACTGTGGGTTAGGCCTTTTATGGTCACGTAATCTGCAGTTCTTCATAAAtgatccagctgtatgaatagGAGATGGAATAGATTTTGGAGGTTTTACAAAAAGCGTTCATTGCAAGTTGTTGAGAACATATTTCAGAAGAGTTTGTGAACTCCAGTCTGAATAAATTACTCTTGTGTGTCCATGTCCGTTTGTGTCTCTGGTTTTGAGGATGCCCAGAGGACAGCTGCCACCCGTCGCCAGGCACAGGTTTGATCTTCTCCGGGACCATCTGGGTCTTCACAACGCTCAGCGGACTTCTCACCCTGGATCCAGCCGGCTCCATCCGCAGCGTCAGCGACGGCTTTGCCGCTGTGCACTTTGGGTACAGGAAGTCCGAGTTACAGGGAAAGGTATCACAATTCTGACACTTTACAGACGGGCTTACGCGCAAGCGCTTCATCAGTGTAGCCATTTCAAACTGACAAAAAGCTAAGGTGTTAGCCATTCAAACTGAATAATGCTAAAGTGTTGCCATTCAGACTGTCAAAAGCTAAGGTGTAGCTATTCCAGACTGACAAAAGCAAAGGTGTTGCCATTCCAAACATGCTAAGGTCTCAGAATGTTCAACATTACCGCATTGATGCATTTCGACGCTGCATTGTGTTGGTAGAACATCACCTTCCTGATGCCGGGGTTCTAcgagtgtctgtgtgcggtGGAGGAGACCTCAAGCCCCCAGCTTCAGCACCTCGAGGACGAGCTCGGGGTCAACTCCTCCTCACAGGGACGTCTCCTCTTCCATGCCAGCTGCGCCAGCTCTTCCTGCAGCTACACGGGTAACTCTCAGGGTGTGAGGGGAGGTGGCGTTAGTGTGCGCAATAAAACATGCTAGGGGCTCATCGATGGATTCCTCACTCTGTTCATTCAGATCACTGTAGACGTTCTGCTAGCGCTAACCAGCCTGGAAGCATGTCCAGTCATTCCAGCCTGCCCCTGTTTTTGGAGGGGAAACTGCGAGGTGGGTTCTGCTCTATAGCATACGTCAGATTTAGCCATTTACAGATCAATGGAAGCTCCATATGCAGTTACAAAACAGGTATCCCAGTTGCTGTTGTCAGTGTCAACCTCTGTGTTAATACTGATGCAAAAACGAAATGAGTCGGTTTTCTTTGACTAAACGAACTATGGGTCGGTTTCACAGACAGATTAAGCTTATTCCTTGACTAAACTGAGTTTTGTACAGAGCATCTCCcttcaaaatttaatttagtctAGGACTGTGCGTAATCTGTTGCTGTGAAACTAGCCTTATTAGCACTATCACAATTAGGCAAAGGGGTGTGCCTTAACACTACTTCtaaaaacaagttttcattGTTTCCATTGCTTCATGGCTGTAAATACGTGAATTGGTtgagtttttaaagttttttcttGCTTGCTGGCTTGCTTGCTTGTTATGCAGATCCTAACACACTGTTGGCTGGGGACATGGCCATGGTTCAGCAGGAGACACAGAGCAAGGCCTCTGGGAAGGAGAACATCTTCACCGGGACCAGCGATAGGCTGGAGAACCAGGGCAGCGCCCCATCCACACTGTCCTCACCCACCGTTACCTCCACCCCTTTGGAGGCGTACGTACCCCGACTCCTTGTGTTTATTTGGGAAAATCAAACACTAGAAAGTAATCTTAGTTATACAGTCTTCTGAAAAAGTCCTGCAAGAAGCGGCAACATGAAAATAAGTTCCTTTAGtttgacaagaaaataaaaatatattttgacagtGTAGTGCAGACATTGTGTTGCTCGCCCCACAGCCAAGATGGTACCGCTGAGTTGATGGAGCAGGCAGCCCTGGGGGGCCCAACGGGCAGCGGGTGTGTGGGTGCCCTCCTGCTGACTCAGGACGTGCAGGTGCCCTGTCCGTCCCCCGCGTGGCCCGGGCACGAGCTCCTCCCGGGGCCCGatgttagccccgcccctccagaCCCGGCCGCTCCGGGCCCAGAAGAGCAGGCCCTGCGTGAGCCCAGcggagagcgccccctgctggaccgCCCGTGCTCAGAGCGCAAAGACTCACAGAACTCCAGCTTCGAGGTGATCTCCATGGGCAGCCGGTCGTCCTCCGGGTTCTGCGAGAAGTGGGCCGGGGGCTCGGGGGCAGACCGCGCAGAGGATGGACGCCCGGCCCGcgaccccttccccccctcggACTCCGGCAGCTGCTTTCTGGACGTGGACATCGACGGGCACGTGATCACCAGAGCCCTGCGCGACCTGGACCTGAGCGGCAGCCTGGAGCTCCTGCCCGCCGACCTCTCCCAGACGTCCTGCGACACAGCTGAGCTGCTCCGCACCCCCTCCCCGTACGTGGTGGAGTCCGACCCGGAGGTAGAGACCAAAGTGGAGCAGACCACAGGGCCcgcggagggagggggagccgGGGGTGCCTCTTCGGAAGCGGTGCAGGATCGCTGTTCGGACGCGCCCCACAGAAGCCGTGAGTGCGAAGGAGGGGAGAAGAACGTGGGGGCCtggacatgcacacaggcagacattCCAACAACCTCCACCCCAAAGAAGCAGTCACTGAAAGGCCCAGGACCGTCCATCAAGAAGGGGGAGATCCTAGAAGGGCGCTACCGGGGAAACTGCTACCACAGAGATGGATCCAGACTCAGTAGGTTACATTTCTTTCCTCTGCCACAGTACTGTAGTTCCAGCCTTTAAGGCTGTTATAAAAGCTACCTAGCTTTCTAGCTACCTCTTAGTGGCAGCTCCAGACATGAACAGGCTCTCTCAATATTAATCACTTGTGCAATGGCCTTAACCCAGGTAAAACAAGATTCACCTGTCGTATGCTTGTACGTTTATATTTATGTTGCACCTCAGATACCATTAATACAAGCCTATGGTGTCTGTTCagtggtaaaaataaaatggctcaAATTGATTTTAGGTGAAATGGTTCAAGCTTAAttgaaaaagtgcaaaaaaaccTTCATTGCAATGCAAGGATGTGCTGTAAATGTGCTTAATGTCGAGccacaaaatatttaacaaaaggTTTAATCTGATCCCAAACAATTTGACAACTGGACCACATAGCTTCAGCACAACCGCAGTCACCACATTCACATCACTTGTTATTTAGATGTGCTGTTGGAGATTCAGAAAACTGAGCTTCCCAACGGTCAGCCCCTCTTCTGCGTGTGGCTGAGGTGCAGCAACATTggccaccagcagggggtgctggtgggTCTGCAGTCTGACACCGAGATCAACAGCAGCTCTCTCCAGGACACATCTGGGCTGAGTCTAGGGGAGGTGAGCACCACAATCACAACTTTCCAACAGATTACATCTTTGATAAAGTGTAAATTAGCTCTTCCAGGAGATTTAAATAACATGTTTTAATCTCTTTcacaaatgcatttactgtTAAAAGACTTCAAACAAGTGTACAAAATGAGGTGCCAAGCACACATCCACATGCTGTAGCAGCCTAACCTTAGCCTGTATGCATTCTTATCCAAGATGTTGTATCGTCAGTGTTAATTCCTAGTGAGCTATATTTATTCATCACTTAGCTGCATAATTTGTATACCAGTACTTTCCTAGTATTTCCTAGTGCAGGTCATGGGTAACTATAATCAATAGTGTGTATTTTAACCTGACGCCCCCTCTGGCAGGTGATCCGGGATGCGGGACGGGGCGAGGCGCAGCGCTCCACCCAGGACCTGGAGCACTCGCGGGCGTGCGAGGGCCAGTTCGGGGAGGAGTACTGCCCCCTGTGTGCCGTGGGGAGAGGAGCCTTCGGCTTCGTCTGGAAGGCCCGCAGGCTCGCCGACGGCAAGGAGGTGAGGCTCGCACCCACGCCGTACTGGCAAAATATAACACGCCTCTtagaaatcatttatttaacaaggGCACACCATGGCTTAGATGTGACACAGCACTCTTACGTAGCATCCCCAGCCTGTGGTCATCTCCACAACAACAGCTGAagtactaaaataataaagtggTTTACCTGGAGGGTAACATGGAGGACAGGCTGACACACCAGAAAGGCTTGAAAGTCACTCATTTCAACTACTTGAGTGCtaatagctcccccttgtggggaatcttcagcctgctaaacgttgtgtgagtgagttacaAGCCAGGTCCATGAGGTGCTTCGCATCTAAAGGTTTTGTGCACTTTTGTGAATTGTAAGATCCTTAGTTGtgtctgttctctccctctgggTGAAGTTGGATTGGCATTGACACTGTTGATTCTGCGAAGTACACTGTTAAGATTTGGATCCACTGGATCCACCAGTGATTTGGTGGTGTTATTCTATAAGTGAgctcacatttatttatttaagtgttcCTGCATTTGGTCAGGTCATTGTGAAGTTCATCCAAAAGGTCCGCATCGTGAAAGACTGCTGGGTGGACGATCCCGACATGGGCCGGGTCAGCCAAGAGATTGCCATACTGACCCGTCTCCAGCACCCCAACATCGTTAAGGTGGGAGAGAAACTTCCGGAAGGCAGTCATGCTGTTCAGAGAGGAGATGGAATGTCACTGGTGTACGGGCCTCCAGTGTTACAGCTTTGGCAACCCTCTGGTTTCAGGTGCTGGAGGTGTTCGAGAACGACCACTTCTTccagatggtgatggagaaGCACGGGGAAGGGTTGGACCTGTTCGAGTTCATCGAGCGGCAGCCTCATCTGGACGAGCCGCTGGCCAGCTACATCTTCAGACAGGTGAGGGAGGCAGGTGCCTTTGGGGCTCTCCTGCTTCACATGATGGAAAACGtatgctgccattttggctgtCCTCGTAACTATGAACTAATGAACTTTCCATTCAGGCTTGTCTTTTGTGATCCTGTTGAGAGAATAGCTACTGTTTTTGCTACTCTTTTACATATGAGCAAACGGCTACCAGtcgttattaatattaaatgcGTATGATGTTTTTGTGTGCCAGCTGGTGGCTGCGGTGGCCTACCTTAGAGGCAAAGGAATCCTTCACAGGGACATCAAGGATGAAAACATCATCATTGACACCAACTTCAACATCAGGCTCATTGACTTTGGCTCCGCCGCCGTGCTGGAGCCTGGAAAGCTCTTCTACACGTTCTGCGGCACGCTGGAGTACTGCTCCCCTGAAGTGCTGCAGGGAAACCCGTACGTATGGCGCCCTGTAGCTGCTCACCTCTATCTAAAGGCATTTAACACTCAGCTTTATCTTACCAATGGATGGAATGTTTCTGGTTCCGGCATTAGTTTTAAGAATAAGCACCCTTTTCAATGCTAAAGTATACAGTTTTGAGTTCAGCTTCAGATCATTTCAAAACTGAATTGATCTCAAAAACAGAGCAGTTTCATCCACAGGTGAATTTCATAGATGACACAAAGCTTTGAGATGCTTTGTGGATTTTTGTgacacctgcgtgtgtgtgtgtgtgcatgtttgtgtggcGTGCATGCGTTGTGCAGGTATGAGGGTCCTGAGCTGGAGATGTGGTCCCTGGGGGTGCTCCTGTTCACTCTGCTGTTCAGTGAAAACCCTTTCTGTGAGGTGGAGGAGACTCTGCAAGCACAG
Coding sequences within it:
- the pask gene encoding PAS domain-containing serine/threonine-protein kinase isoform X1, translating into MSLRALSHSAEHLSDAHSKGESCWTPFCGASDQLHGDSFDLNKSYPCARRPSPKKATALQRWHLREPSGDSVTSYSCCSVAAQNLHVNSFILPKTGSPSCSLLDCCGVSSSFLAQLATGVLKQSRPPAIHSPSKAVLTVDSKTMEILAANDQACKLFEYSSNDLVGLKLSGLLRKTSQIMEEALGEEHIGDDGSMTDVSGKVVEAVRKSGTAVPVSVWTRGLTPEGRRCLVVMERVERIAACVSFLQDGRILSCDPTFAHLHGYQGADEVTGLSIGDLIPSLRLPPHQRTLPKMLRIQRVSGKSKDGSTFPLCIKLKAAVDCGKSWLRDQSGGVMPERAEVAPVSSSLNKSAAPSHPEDSSPRPQSHGCPEDSCHPSPGTGLIFSGTIWVFTTLSGLLTLDPAGSIRSVSDGFAAVHFGYRKSELQGKNITFLMPGFYECLCAVEETSSPQLQHLEDELGVNSSSQGRLLFHASCASSSCSYTDHCRRSASANQPGSMSSHSSLPLFLEGKLRDPNTLLAGDMAMVQQETQSKASGKENIFTGTSDRLENQGSAPSTLSSPTVTSTPLEAQDGTAELMEQAALGGPTGSGCVGALLLTQDVQVPCPSPAWPGHELLPGPDVSPAPPDPAAPGPEEQALREPSGERPLLDRPCSERKDSQNSSFEVISMGSRSSSGFCEKWAGGSGADRAEDGRPARDPFPPSDSGSCFLDVDIDGHVITRALRDLDLSGSLELLPADLSQTSCDTAELLRTPSPYVVESDPEVETKVEQTTGPAEGGGAGGASSEAVQDRCSDAPHRSRECEGGEKNVGAWTCTQADIPTTSTPKKQSLKGPGPSIKKGEILEGRYRGNCYHRDGSRLNVLLEIQKTELPNGQPLFCVWLRCSNIGHQQGVLVGLQSDTEINSSSLQDTSGLSLGEVIRDAGRGEAQRSTQDLEHSRACEGQFGEEYCPLCAVGRGAFGFVWKARRLADGKEVIVKFIQKVRIVKDCWVDDPDMGRVSQEIAILTRLQHPNIVKVLEVFENDHFFQMVMEKHGEGLDLFEFIERQPHLDEPLASYIFRQLVAAVAYLRGKGILHRDIKDENIIIDTNFNIRLIDFGSAAVLEPGKLFYTFCGTLEYCSPEVLQGNPYEGPELEMWSLGVLLFTLLFSENPFCEVEETLQAQLRLPFPVSSELQGLLSGLLHPEPGLRSTLEAVLQAPWIRQPINLGHYSWEEVFPASHNSLLFHGSDQGASQEDGVYPDAEQCQSPSEESLPDEDEDEEDHSAMVALETELLKYLADE
- the pask gene encoding PAS domain-containing serine/threonine-protein kinase isoform X2 encodes the protein MSLRALSHSAEHLSDAHSKGESCWTPFCGASDQLHGDSFDLNKSYPCARRPSPKKATALQRWHLREPSGDSVTSYSCCSVAAQNLHVNSFILPKTGSPSCSLLDCCGVSSSFLAQLATGVLKQSRPPAIHSPSKAVLTVDSKTMEILAANDQACKLFEYSSNDLVGLKLSGLLRKTSQIMEEALGEEHIGDDGSMTDVSGKVVEAVRKSGTAVPVSVWTRGLTPEGRRCLVVMERVERIAACVSFLQDGRILSCDPTFAHLHGYQGADEVTGLSIGDLIPSLRLPPHQRTLPKMLRIQRVSGKSKDGSTFPLCIKLKAAVDCGKSWLRDQSGGVMPERAEVAPVSSSLNKSAAPSHPEDSSPRPQSHEDSCHPSPGTGLIFSGTIWVFTTLSGLLTLDPAGSIRSVSDGFAAVHFGYRKSELQGKNITFLMPGFYECLCAVEETSSPQLQHLEDELGVNSSSQGRLLFHASCASSSCSYTDHCRRSASANQPGSMSSHSSLPLFLEGKLRDPNTLLAGDMAMVQQETQSKASGKENIFTGTSDRLENQGSAPSTLSSPTVTSTPLEAQDGTAELMEQAALGGPTGSGCVGALLLTQDVQVPCPSPAWPGHELLPGPDVSPAPPDPAAPGPEEQALREPSGERPLLDRPCSERKDSQNSSFEVISMGSRSSSGFCEKWAGGSGADRAEDGRPARDPFPPSDSGSCFLDVDIDGHVITRALRDLDLSGSLELLPADLSQTSCDTAELLRTPSPYVVESDPEVETKVEQTTGPAEGGGAGGASSEAVQDRCSDAPHRSRECEGGEKNVGAWTCTQADIPTTSTPKKQSLKGPGPSIKKGEILEGRYRGNCYHRDGSRLNVLLEIQKTELPNGQPLFCVWLRCSNIGHQQGVLVGLQSDTEINSSSLQDTSGLSLGEVIRDAGRGEAQRSTQDLEHSRACEGQFGEEYCPLCAVGRGAFGFVWKARRLADGKEVIVKFIQKVRIVKDCWVDDPDMGRVSQEIAILTRLQHPNIVKVLEVFENDHFFQMVMEKHGEGLDLFEFIERQPHLDEPLASYIFRQLVAAVAYLRGKGILHRDIKDENIIIDTNFNIRLIDFGSAAVLEPGKLFYTFCGTLEYCSPEVLQGNPYEGPELEMWSLGVLLFTLLFSENPFCEVEETLQAQLRLPFPVSSELQGLLSGLLHPEPGLRSTLEAVLQAPWIRQPINLGHYSWEEVFPASHNSLLFHGSDQGASQEDGVYPDAEQCQSPSEESLPDEDEDEEDHSAMVALETELLKYLADE